A genomic window from Glycine soja cultivar W05 chromosome 10, ASM419377v2, whole genome shotgun sequence includes:
- the LOC114370876 gene encoding glycerol-3-phosphate 2-O-acyltransferase 6-like: MALSTFPTVNKCTSIGREQHTVVADMDGTLLIGRSSFPYFALVAFEAGGVLRLLFYVLASPIAALLYYFISESAGIQVLIFASMAGIKVSSIESVARAVLPKFYAGDVHPESWRVFSSCGKRCVLTANPRVMVEPFLKEFLGADMVLGTEIASYKGRATGLVCKPGILVGKKKANALKKAFGEEKPDIGLGDRQTDAPFMALCKEGYIVPPKLEVKSVSTDKLPKPIIFHDGRLVQKPTPLIALLTILWIPIAFPLACLRIAAGSLLPMHMVYYAFWALGVHVIIKGTPPPKVTKSNPNPNNNNSGVLFICSHRTLLDPIFLSAALGRPIPAVTYSVSRLSEIISPIKTVRLSRDRATDAAMIKKLLQEGDLAICPEGTTCREPFLLRFSALFAELTDELVPVAMVNRMSMFHGTTARGWKGMDPFYFFMNPSPTYEVTFLNKLPKELTCAIGKSSHDVANYIQRVIAATLSYECTGFTRKDKYRALAGNDGVVVEKGHVLKANKVMGC, from the exons ATGGCTCTTTCAACCTTTCCAACGGTGAACAAGTGTACCTCTATTGGTAGGGAACAACACACGGTGGTTGCGGACATGGATGGAACTTTACTCATAGGTCGAAGTTCTTTCCCTTATTTTGCTTTGGTGGCCTTTGAGGCTGGTGGGGTTCTTAGGCTTTTGTTCTATGTTTTGGCTTCCCCTATTGCTGCCCTTCTCTATTACTTCATCTCTGAGTCCGCGGGCATTCAg GTTCTCATCTTTGCCTCAATGGCTGGCATTAAAGTGTCGAGCATAGAGTCAGTGGCACGCGCTGTTCTTCCAAAGTTCTATGCCGGTGATGTTCACCCCGAGTCATGGCGTGTCTTCTCGTCATGTGGGAAGCGGTGTGTGCTCACGGCCAATCCGAGGGTGATGGTGGAACCTTTCTTGAAGGAGTTTTTGGGAGCTGACATGGTTTTGGGCACTGAGATTGCAAGTTACAAGGGAAGAGCAACTGGGTTGGTTTGCAAGCCAGGGATACTTGTTGGGAAGAAGAAAGCTAATGCCCTAAAGAAGGCTTTTGGAGAGGAGAAACCAGATATTGGGCTTGGAGATAGACAAACTGATGCTCCCTTCATGGCTTTGTGCAAG GAGGGTTACATAGTCCCACCCAAACTCGAGGTGAAATCCGTGTCAACCGACAAGCTCCCAAAGCCCATAATCTTCCACGATGGAAGGCTAGTACAAAAACCCACACCCCTCATCGCCCTCCTCACCATTCTTTGGATTCCCATAGCCTTCCCCTTAGCATGCCTTCGCATTGCCGCAGGCTCCCTCCTCCCGATGCACATGGTCTACTACGCCTTTTGGGCCCTTGGCGTCCACGTTATAATTAAGGGCACTCCACCCCCAAAAGTCACAAaatctaaccctaaccctaacaacAACAACTCTGGTGTTCTCTTTATCTGCTCCCATCGCACCCTCCTCGACCCCATTTTTCTCTCGGCTGCCCTTGGTCGCCCTATCCCTGCTGTCACCTACTCCGTCTCTCGGCTTTCTGAGATCATCTCCCCCATCAAGACCGTCCGCCTTAGCCGCGATCGTGCCACCGATGCTGCCATGATTAAGAAACTCCTCCAAGAAGGAGACCTAGCAATATGCCCTGAAGGGACAACTTGTAGAGAACCATTTCTCCTTAGATTCTCAGCTTTGTTCGCCGAACTCACTGATGAACTAGTCCCTGTGGCCATGGTGAACCGCATGAGCATGTTCCATGGAACAACCGCACGAGGGTGGAAAGGGATGGATCCATTTTACTTCTTCATGAACCCTAGTCCTACTTATGAGGTCACATTTTTGAACAAGTTGCCCAAAGAGTTGACTTGTGCGATAGGAAAGTCAAGCCATGATGTGGCCAACTATATTCAAAGGGTTATTGCCGCGACTTTATCTTACGAGTGCACTGGGTTTACGAGGAAGGACAAGTATAGGGCACTTGCAGGGAATGATGGGGTTGTGGTTGAGAAGGGTCATGTGTTGAAGGCTAATAAAGTTATGGGTTGCTGA